The proteins below come from a single Pieris brassicae chromosome 1, ilPieBrab1.1, whole genome shotgun sequence genomic window:
- the LOC123711588 gene encoding UDP-glucosyltransferase 2 isoform X2: MITMGGTKSHKIPFWELARGLIRRGHNITLISAFQPDFHLKGLEEIAPEGLASFIRSYMSLDLVGARLRGEEPLPYKDIVRFGYEACDAFLNDYETRSFLRSGRTYDLIILDGAYPECALGIVYRQKVPFMYINTVGFYSGPTSISGSPAPYSVTPIFAKSFTDNLNFIDRVRNTFWHVGALVGHAVSVTILQGVLRRHFGQQIPHVYDMGKNVSFILQNGHYSVSYPRPYLPNVAEVACIHCKEPKNLNADLEDWISGSGEEGFVYVSMGSSVRTDNMPLTVHRMMVEALGRLPQRVLWKQDAEQNLTDIPSNVKLYKWLPQQDLLGHPKIKAFITHGGLLSMFETVYHGVPIVSIPIFCDHDSNAAKAEVDGYAKKLDLQYLTADKLFKAIAEVINDPKYKDQVKKRQVLLRDQKESPLERAIYWTEYVIRHKGAYHLQSPAKDLNFIQYYSLDILFIFIAFVIFSSLVLSYIVRAGFKKLADYVQRKRMNQLMETSGLKRSKKLIDQSKKKL; encoded by the exons ATGATCACAATGGGAGGAACAAAGTCACATAAAATACCGTTTTGGGAACTCGCCAGAGGGCTTATTAGAAG aggTCACAACATAACCTTGATTAGTGCGTTCCAACCAGACTTCCACCTCAAAGGCTTAGAAGAGATAGCCCCCGAAGGTTTGGCTTCCTTTATCAGAAGTTATATGTCTTTGGACCTAGTGGGAGCCAGGTTGAGGGGTGAGGAACCACTGCCGTATAAGGATATTGTGAGATTTGGATATGAG gCATGCGACGCGTTTCTCAATGATTATGAAACCAGATCTTTCCTTCGATCAGGAAGGACATACGATCTAATCATTCTCGATGGCGCTTACCCTGAATGTGCCTTAGGTATTGTGTATCGGCAAAAAGTACCATTCATGTATATCAACACTGTTGGATTCTATTCCGGACCTACCAGTATATCTGGATCTCCAGCTCCATACTCCGTTACTCCAATATTTGCAAAATCGTTTACGGATAATCTGAATTTTATAGACCGTGTCAGGAATACCTTCTGGCACGTTGGTGCTCTCGTAGGACATGCAGTGAGTGTTACAATACTCCAAGGTGTTTTGAGGAGACATTTTGGACAGCAAATCCCTCATGTGTACGATATGGGAAAGAATGTTAGCTTCATACTTCAGAATGGCCATTATTCCGTGTCCTATCCACGGCCGTATCTGCCGAACGTTGCTGAAGTTGCGTGTATACATTGTAAAGAACCGAAGAACTTAAATGCG GATTTAGAAGATTGGATATCTGGTTCCGGTGAAGAAGGTTTTGTCTACGTATCTATGGGATCATCAGTAAGAACAGACAACATGCCACTCACGGTACACAGAATGATGGTTGAGGCTTTGGGAAGACTCCCGCAAAGAGTTCTGTGGAAGCAGGACGCAGAGCAGAACTTGACAGATATACCCTCGAATGTTAAGCTGTATAAATGGTTGCCCCAACAAGATCTATTAG GTCATCCAAAGATCAAGGCATTCATCACGCACGGAGGTCTACTCAGCATGTTCGAAACCGTTTACCACGGAGTACCGATCGTCAGCATTCCCATCTTCTGTGATCACGACTCCAACGCCGCGAAAGCTGAAGTCGACGGCTATGCCAAAAAACTGGACTTACAATATCTAACTGCTGACAAATTGTTCAAAGCCATCGCAGAGGTCATCAATGACCCCAAATACAAGGATCAAGTTAAGAAACGTCAAGTTCTCTTAAGGGATCAGAAAGAGTCGCCTTTGGAACGAGCCATCTATTGGACAGAATATGTGATAAGGCACAAGGGAGCTTATCACTTGCAGTCACCAGCGAAGGATTTGAACTTCATTCAATATTACTCTCTTgatattctttttatattcattgcCTTTGTAATATTCTCTTCTTTAGTTTTATCGTATATTGTGCGAGCTGGTTTTAAGAAGTTAGCTGATTATGTTCAGCGTAAACGTATGAATCAGTTGATGGAGACTTCGGGTTTAAAAAGATCAAAGAAGTTGATCGATCAGTCCAAGAAGAAGTTGTGA
- the LOC123711588 gene encoding UDP-glucosyltransferase 2 isoform X1 encodes MGTRWPILCLPILLAASACGSDILMITMGGTKSHKIPFWELARGLIRRGHNITLISAFQPDFHLKGLEEIAPEGLASFIRSYMSLDLVGARLRGEEPLPYKDIVRFGYEACDAFLNDYETRSFLRSGRTYDLIILDGAYPECALGIVYRQKVPFMYINTVGFYSGPTSISGSPAPYSVTPIFAKSFTDNLNFIDRVRNTFWHVGALVGHAVSVTILQGVLRRHFGQQIPHVYDMGKNVSFILQNGHYSVSYPRPYLPNVAEVACIHCKEPKNLNADLEDWISGSGEEGFVYVSMGSSVRTDNMPLTVHRMMVEALGRLPQRVLWKQDAEQNLTDIPSNVKLYKWLPQQDLLGHPKIKAFITHGGLLSMFETVYHGVPIVSIPIFCDHDSNAAKAEVDGYAKKLDLQYLTADKLFKAIAEVINDPKYKDQVKKRQVLLRDQKESPLERAIYWTEYVIRHKGAYHLQSPAKDLNFIQYYSLDILFIFIAFVIFSSLVLSYIVRAGFKKLADYVQRKRMNQLMETSGLKRSKKLIDQSKKKL; translated from the exons GGGACGCGATGGCCAATTCTCTGTCTGCCGATTTTACTTGCTGCGTCAGCGTGTGGAAGCGATATATTAATGATCACAATGGGAGGAACAAAGTCACATAAAATACCGTTTTGGGAACTCGCCAGAGGGCTTATTAGAAG aggTCACAACATAACCTTGATTAGTGCGTTCCAACCAGACTTCCACCTCAAAGGCTTAGAAGAGATAGCCCCCGAAGGTTTGGCTTCCTTTATCAGAAGTTATATGTCTTTGGACCTAGTGGGAGCCAGGTTGAGGGGTGAGGAACCACTGCCGTATAAGGATATTGTGAGATTTGGATATGAG gCATGCGACGCGTTTCTCAATGATTATGAAACCAGATCTTTCCTTCGATCAGGAAGGACATACGATCTAATCATTCTCGATGGCGCTTACCCTGAATGTGCCTTAGGTATTGTGTATCGGCAAAAAGTACCATTCATGTATATCAACACTGTTGGATTCTATTCCGGACCTACCAGTATATCTGGATCTCCAGCTCCATACTCCGTTACTCCAATATTTGCAAAATCGTTTACGGATAATCTGAATTTTATAGACCGTGTCAGGAATACCTTCTGGCACGTTGGTGCTCTCGTAGGACATGCAGTGAGTGTTACAATACTCCAAGGTGTTTTGAGGAGACATTTTGGACAGCAAATCCCTCATGTGTACGATATGGGAAAGAATGTTAGCTTCATACTTCAGAATGGCCATTATTCCGTGTCCTATCCACGGCCGTATCTGCCGAACGTTGCTGAAGTTGCGTGTATACATTGTAAAGAACCGAAGAACTTAAATGCG GATTTAGAAGATTGGATATCTGGTTCCGGTGAAGAAGGTTTTGTCTACGTATCTATGGGATCATCAGTAAGAACAGACAACATGCCACTCACGGTACACAGAATGATGGTTGAGGCTTTGGGAAGACTCCCGCAAAGAGTTCTGTGGAAGCAGGACGCAGAGCAGAACTTGACAGATATACCCTCGAATGTTAAGCTGTATAAATGGTTGCCCCAACAAGATCTATTAG GTCATCCAAAGATCAAGGCATTCATCACGCACGGAGGTCTACTCAGCATGTTCGAAACCGTTTACCACGGAGTACCGATCGTCAGCATTCCCATCTTCTGTGATCACGACTCCAACGCCGCGAAAGCTGAAGTCGACGGCTATGCCAAAAAACTGGACTTACAATATCTAACTGCTGACAAATTGTTCAAAGCCATCGCAGAGGTCATCAATGACCCCAAATACAAGGATCAAGTTAAGAAACGTCAAGTTCTCTTAAGGGATCAGAAAGAGTCGCCTTTGGAACGAGCCATCTATTGGACAGAATATGTGATAAGGCACAAGGGAGCTTATCACTTGCAGTCACCAGCGAAGGATTTGAACTTCATTCAATATTACTCTCTTgatattctttttatattcattgcCTTTGTAATATTCTCTTCTTTAGTTTTATCGTATATTGTGCGAGCTGGTTTTAAGAAGTTAGCTGATTATGTTCAGCGTAAACGTATGAATCAGTTGATGGAGACTTCGGGTTTAAAAAGATCAAAGAAGTTGATCGATCAGTCCAAGAAGAAGTTGTGA